In Microbacterium sp. ABRD28, the genomic stretch GCTCAGCTCGGTGCCACCGACCTGACGGGCCATCCGCAGGGTTTCGACGACCCGATCCGCCACGGGGTCGGCGAGGTTGTTCTTGAGGGCGAGGATCGCCGAGTCGAAGTGCCCGGATGCCGCCAGATCGCGGGCGAATCCGCGGAAGTTCGGACGGAGGGCGAGCGGAGCAGACTCGGCCAGACTCGCCACCGCGTCGGGAAGCGACATGCCCGCCCGCACCGACGCGACGAGGAGGTCGCAGACATCCGGCCAGAGCGATCGCCGGTTCTTCCTCATCCGGTCGCGCCGGGCCCGCACCCACCAGTAGGGGGCGACCGCGGCCCCGGCCAAGGCCACCAGCGCGAGGGGCAGCACGGCGGTGAGGAGGAAGACCGACGCGGCGACGACGACGGCGAGCAGGACCGCGACGACGACGAGGGCGAGTGGAGTGACGCGCGCCAGCCCGGCCTCCCGCAGGAGCTGCGTCATCCGGCCGCCCACTGCCGTGGAGACGGCCGGTCGCTTCTCACCGGTGGCGGGCCAGAGCCAGGGCGACAGTGCGAGCAGGATGCCGGCGGCCAGCACGCCGCCCCAGAGGAGCGTCATCGCTCCCCCGCGCGGTAGAGGACGCGTGACTCGATGACACCGTCGCGGACACCGGTGGGTTCCACGATCTCTCCGACGCGGCGGCGCCCGTCCACCGCACGCTCGCAGTGGACGACGAGGTCCACGCCCTGGGCGACCGCGGGGACCACGAACGCCGCATCGATGTTGCGGCCGGCGAGAAGCGGCAGCGTCGAGAGCTTCACCAACGCCTCGGGCGCGGAGTTCGCGTGAATGGTCGCCGCGCCCGGCACGCCGGTGTTGAGTGCGAGGAGCAGGTCCAGCGCCTCGGCGTCGCGCACCTCACCGACGACGATGCGGTCGGGGCGCATCCGCAGAGCCTCCTTGACGAGTCTGCGCAGCGTCACCTCGCCCGTTCCCTCCAGGCTCGGCTGTCGACCCTGCATGGCCACGAGATCGGGAGCCGACACCGCCAGCTCGAATGTCTCCTCCACCGTCACGATGCGGTGCGCCCGGGGGCTCGCGGCGACCAGCGCGCCGAGCAGCGTCGTCTTGCCGGCGTGGGTGGCGCCCGACACCAGGACGCTCCGCCCCTCATCCATCGCTCGCCGGAGCAGATCCGCCGCGTGAGGCGCGAGGGAACCGACCTCGACCAGCGCGTTCAGATCGCGGTAGGCCGGGAGGAACTTCCGGATGTTGACGGCCCAGTGCCGCCGCGTGATGTCGGGGATGACCACGTGCAGGCGACTGCCGTCGGGGAGCGACGCGTCGACGAATGGCTGGCTGAGGTCGACCCTGCGGCCGGTCGCGTGCAGCATCCGCTCCACCAGGTCTCGCACCGCCGTGTCCGTGAGGTGGAGCGGAACCCGCTCGGGCACCCCTCCTCGTGCGACATACACGCGGTCAGGAGCGTTGATCCACAGCTCCTCGACCCCGGGGTCGTCGAGGTAGGCCTGCAGGGGGCCGTAGCCGGTGACCTGCGCGACGACCTCGCGGACGGCGCCGGATTCGTCATCGATGGTGGCCAGACCCCGGGCGAGGGCGTAGTCGTTGTGACGCCGAACCTCGTCGGCGGCGATCCGCGCCGCCGCATCCGGGTCCTTCGTCGGATCCGCGCTCTGCGCGCGCAGCCGATCACGAACGCGAGCCACGACGACCGTGGTCGATGCGTCGTCGAGACGGGCGGGGGAAGTCACCGGAGCATCCTTGCAAAAGCGCAGCGATCGTCGGCGGATGTTATCCACAGCCCGCTTCGACCAGCCGGTGTGACGTTGGTCCCGCCCGCTTCCGTCCTCGCCCATCAGGCTGGCGAGATGGCGACAGACCGCGAACACGACCTGATCATTGCGGCGGTCGACGGCTCACCGTCGTCGATCGAAGCCTTGCGCTACGCGTCTCGCCTGGCAGAGGCCCTCCACGCCCCCCTCGACGCCGTCATCACCTGGAGTTACCCGCCCTACAGCGACCCGGCGTTCGTCTCCGCGTGGTCGCCGAAGGACGACGCCACGACGATCCTCGACGACGCCATCCGGCGGGCCTTCGGTGAGAACCCTCCGACGCAGCTCGGGAGGCGGGTCCTCGCCGGCGCAGCCGCCCCCACACTCATCGACCTCAGCCGATCGGCCGCGATGCTCGTCCTGGGCAGTCGAGGCCTCGGCGGGTTCGCCGGTCTCCTCCTCGGCTCGGTCAGCGCCGCCTGCGCCGAGCACGCGCACTGCCCGGTCCTCGTCGTCCACCCCCGCGTCACGCCCGCCTCCGTCGACGCGGCGAACGTGCAGCAGAGTGCGCAGCGATGACCGTGTCGCGGCGAGCCTGAGGCGACGGGTGAAGGGCGGGAGCATGACCGCGGCGGAAGGGGCGCCCAATCCCTACCTGCGTCGCGCGGCGCCTGCCCCGCCGACGCCGGCTTCGCTCGGCGTGCGGGAACTGTCCGCGGACGAATGCTGGCTGCTCATCCGTCGTCAGTCACTCGGGCGGTTCGCTTTTCCTCAGCGGGAGCGGGCTCCGCTGGTGTTCCCGATGAACTACCTCGTCTTCGAAGACACCCTCATCGTCCGCTCGACACCGGGGACGAAACTGGAGAACCTGCTGCACACCTCCCTCGTCACCTTCGAGCTGGACGGTTCGGACCGGGCGCACTGGTGGAGCGTCGTCATGGAGGGGCGCGTGCGACGGATGGACGCCGACGATGAGATCGAACAGACCGGGGCTGTCGACCTGGTGTCGTGGAATCCGGTGCCGAAGTTCGATTTCCTCCGCATCACTCCCACGCTCATCACGGGGAGGAGATTCCCGAACCCGACTCCTAATCCTGCGTCGGACGGACATCGAGTGCTGTGGAAGTCACCCATCGACAACGGCCGGCTCAAGCCCTCCCCCATCCCGCATCTTCCTCCCGCTCGGCAGCGCGGGACGGGTATGGACCCTGCCACGCCGAGATGAGAGAGTGCTCCTGTGATCACACCGAGTGAACCTTCCGACCGTTCGACCGTGCTGAAGGGTGCAGCCCAAGGCGCTGCGGCGGCCACCACCGTGGCCCCCACCGTCCGCGTGACCCTCGGGCTCCTCGGCATCGTGCAGGCCGCATTCGCGTTCCTGGCATTCTGGGACCTCGCCCATCGAGACAGCCGGCAGGTCACCGGACCCAAGCCCGTATGGATACCCGTCATCCTCGTCAACTGGATCGGGCCGGCGGCCTACTTCCTCTTCGGCATCAAACGCTGATCCGACGGTCGGAGCTCTCGGGTTATCCCCATGCTCCCGTGGGAACCGCTCGCCTAGACTGATCCCACCCGCGGGAGTGGTGAAACTGGCAGACACGCAGGATTTAGGTTCCTGTGCCTCCGGGCGTGTGGGTTCAAGTCCCACCTTCCGCACGCGCATCCCGTTCGTTCTCCGGCGAGGTGCGTCCCCTGCCGCCGCGACCCGACGGGACTCACGTGTACACCGTTCCCACCGCTCTCATCCCCTGGCTCGATCCCGCCGCGATCATCGCCGCGGCCGGCCCCTGGGCCCTCGCCGTGGTCTGCTTCATCGTGTTCGCCGAGACCGGCCTCCTGGTGGGGTTCCTTCTCCCGGGTGACACGCTGCTGATCATGGCGGGCCTGCTCTCGCATCCCTCCGAGGTGGCCCCCAACGGCGTCTTCGGCATCAGCGCCTGGTGGGTGGCGCTCCTGATCGGACTCGCCGCGTTCGTCGGCGGTGAAGTCGGTTATCTCATCGGGCACAAGGGCGGTCCCGCGGTGTTCGAACGAAAGGAATCCGGCGTCTTCAGCCGACGCAACGTCGAGCGCACCAACGCGTTCTTCGAGCGGTGGGGCGGACTCACGATCATCCTGGCCCGCTTCGTGCCGATCGTCCGCACCTTCGCACCCGTGGCGGCCGGCGTCGGCCACATGCCGTGGCACCGCTACACCCTGTACAACTTCATCGGAGCGGTCATCTGGGGCTTCGGTCTGACGATGATCGGCTACGGCATCGGATTCATCCCCGGTGTCGGACAGTTCGTGACCGACTACATCGACGTCATCCTGCTCGTGGCGGTCGGCGGCACGGTGATCTTCATCGTCTGGCACTACCTCGCCGAGCGCCGCAAGGCGAAGAAGGCCGCGGCGGCGGGCGAGGACACCGACACCGACGCCGTCGAGGCACGCCAGCTCGTGCTCGACCCCGACGTCTTCCAGCGCGGGCCCGAGCACCGCCCAGGCACGACTCCCGAGGTCTGAGAGCCGCCCGGCGACCGCTCTTCCGGGAGCGGGGCGCCGGGCGTACCCTCGGCGCATGTCCGTCATCCGCACGTCCGCCGAGGCCGTGGTCGAAGGCGCCGCCGCCACGCTGTACGCGGACGATCGCGAGAGTCTCGGCTCCGTGACGCCCCATACCAGGGTCACCGCCCTCAACCCCGAGGCCGTCGCACTTCGCCGAGAGGCTGAGCGGGGATTCTGCGTCCATGACGCCGGAGGATGCCGCTGAGCTGCAGCGGCTCGGGTTCAGCGATCGCGAGATCGTCGACATCGCCTTCGCCGCCGCGGCGCGAAACTTCTACAGCCGGTCGCTGCACGCCCTCGGCGTCGAGCCCGACATCCCGCCCACCCTTCCCGCGTCGCTGCGAGATGCGCTGCTGGAGGGGATGCGCACGCGCGAAGCGTGACGGCGCGCGGCGCTACGACGCTTTGGCGGTCTTCTTCCGAGGGGCCTTCTTCTTCGCGGGCCCCTTCGACGCGCCCGATGCGGCCGAGCCGCTCGCCGTGCCGGACTCGGCGTCATCCTTCTTCCCCGACCGTGCCGCACGCGAGCGCTCCACGCTCGCGCGCAGCGCCTCCATCAGGTCGATGACCTCACCGCCGCCCTCACCCTCATCCTCGGTGCCGAACGTCTCGGCCGTGTCGATCGCGTCGCCCTGTTCGATTTTGGCCTTGATGAGGGTGCGCAGCTCCTCCTGATAGTCGTCGGTGAACTCGGTCGGGTCGAAGTCGCTTGCGAAGCTGTCCACAAGGGCGGCCGACAGCTCGAGCTCTTTGCCCGAGATCTTCACGTCCTCCTCCAGCGACGGGAACGTCGCCTCGCGCACCTCGTCCGACCACAGCAGCGTCTGCAGCACGAGCACGTCTCCGCGCACGCGCAGCGCGGCGAGCCGGGTCTTCTGCCGCAGCGAGAACCGCACGATCGCGGTGCGATCGGTCTGCTCCAGCGTTCGACGCAGCAGCACGTACGCCTTCGGCGAGGCGGAGTCGGGCTCGAGGTAGTACGCCTTGTCGAACAGCAGCGGGTCGACCTGGTCGCTCGGCACGAACTCGACGACGTCGATCTCTCGGCTCTTCTCGGCGGGCAGCGCGTCGAAGTCGTCCTTGGTGAGGATGACGGTCTGCTGTCCGTCGTCGTAGGCCCGGTCGATGTCGCTGTAGGGCACGACCTCGCCGTCGATCTCGCACACGCGCTGGTAGCGGATGCGTCCGCCGTCTTTGTTGTGCACCTGATGGAGGGACACGTCGTGATCCTCCGTGGCCGAATACACCTTGACCGGCACGTTGACCAGCCCGAACGTCAGCGCGCCCTTCCAGATCGACCTCATCACACCAGTGAACACCTGTCACACCGCTCACGGCTACCCTTGCCCCATGCCCGGCGATGAGCAACTGGTCCGCATCGGCGGCCGCCGGCTGCGCCTGACGAACCTCGACAAGGTGCTCTATCCCGAGACGGGCACCACCAAGGGCGAGGTCATCGCGTACTACACCCGCATCGCACCCGTCCTGCTCCCCCACGTGGCCGGGAGGCCGGTGACCCGGAAGCGCTGGCCGGAGGGCGTGGGAACCGACGCGCACCCCGAGATGTCGTTCTTCGCGAAAGACCTCGAGCCCGGGGCCCCCGAGTGGGTGCCCCGAATGCCCATTCCCCACTCCAGCGGCACCAAGGAGTACCCGCTCGTCGAGGACCTCCCCACCCTGGTCTACCTCGCGCAGGTCGCCAGCCTCGAGCTGCACGTGCCGCAGTGGCGCTTCACGGTCGACGGCGAGCGCGGCGACGCAGACCGTCTGGTTCTCGACCTCGACCCCGGTCCCGGTGCCGGCCTCGCCGAGTGCGCGGAGGTGGCGCGATGGGCCCGCGACATCCTCTCCCCGATGGGGCTCGAACCCTATCCGGTGACAAGCGGCAGCAAGGGACTGCAGCTCTACTGCGCCCTCCCCCCCGGCCAGACGAGCGACGGCGCGTCGCGCCTCGCCCGCGAACTCGCCCGATCGATCGAAGCCGATCACCCCGACCTCGTGGTCAGCAGCATGAAGAAGGCCGTCCGCGACGGGCGGGTGCTGATCGACTGGAGTCAGAACAACGGTTCGAAGACGACCATCGCGCCCTATTCCCTGCGTGGTCGACCCCGGCCGACGGTGGCGACGCCGCGCACGTGGGCCGAGCTGGACGATCCGCAGCTGCGTCATCTCCGATTCGACGAGGTCCTCGACCGGGTCGAAGAGATCGGCGACCCCCTCGCCGCGCTCGATCGCGACGCCGCGCCGGGCACCCGCGACGGCGGGGTCGCGCCGCTCACCGCCTATATCGCCAAGCGCACCGCCGGCGCCACTCCTGAGCCCGTGCCCTCGGCGCCGGCCGCGCATCGGACGACTCCCGACGGGCTCCCGACATTCGTGGTCCAGGAGCATCACGCCTCGCGCCTGCACTGGGATCTGCGCCTCGAACGCGACGGCGTGCTGGTGAGCTGGGCGGTGCCCCGCGGCATCCCGCACTCGACCGCCCGCAACACCCTCGCGGTCATGACCGAGGATCACCCCATGGAGTACGCGACCTTCGAGGGCACCATCCCCGCCGGCCAGTACGGGGCCGGCACCATGACGATCTGGGACACCGGCCACTACGAACTCGAGAAGTGGCGCGATGACGAGATCATCTTCACCGCCGAGGGCCGCCCCGGCGGTCCGCTCGGTCGGGTGCGGCTCGCCCTGATCCGCACGGAGGGTCAGGGCGAGAAGTCCTCCTGGCTCCTCCATCGCATGAAGACGGATGCCGCGGGGAGGCCCCAAGCCGATGCGAAGCCGGTCACGGCATCGCCCCCCACGGCCTCCTCGCCCCCCGCCGAGCCGGAGCATGAGCCCGATGCGAGCGAGCCCGACCTCGACGCCCTCCTCGCCGCTGCGCCCGACGCAGCGTGGCCGCCCCGCGCACGCGACCTCGCCCCCATGCTCTCGACGTCGGCCACCCCGGTCCGCGCACGCTCCGACGCCCTGCGCTGGGGCTCTCCGGCGTGGGCGGAGGCAAAGTGGGACGGCATCCGCGCGATCGGCGTCTGGGACGGTCGCCGCCTACGACTCTGGGCCCGCAGCGGCAACGAGCTGACAGCGCGCTACCCCGAGATCAGCGGGGTGGACGCCGCCCTCGGCGAGAGTCCGGCGATCGTCGACGGCGAGCTCGTCGCTCTCGATCACGGCCGTCCGAGCTTCCCCCTCCTCCAGACCCGGATGAACCTTTTGCGCGAGGGGGACATCGCGCGCGAGGCGGCCCGCACCCCCGTGCACTACTACCTGTTCGACGTGCTCGTCGTCGAGGGGAAGGATGTCTCCGCGCTGCCTCTGCGGCAGCGGCGAGCGATGCTGGAGCGACTGGCCGCGTCATCCATTCCGGCCATCGTGACGCCGCCGGTGTTCGAGGATGTCGACATCGCCCTCCAGACCAGCCGACAGCTCCGGCTCGAGGGCGTCGTGGTCAAGGACCCGGCGTCGCCCTACCGGCGCGGGGCGCGGTCGGAGTCATGGCTGAAGGTCAAGCTGACCCGCACCCAGGAGGTCGTCATCGCGGGGATCCGGCCAGGTCAGGGCGGCCGGGCCCACACCTTCGGTTCACTCCTCCTCGGCATCCCGGGCGACGAAGGTCTGCGCTACGCGGGGCGTGTGGGAACGGGCTTCACCGATCGGGAGCTCCGAGCTCTCCAGGAACGGCTGACCCCCCTCGCCGCGGATCGGAACCCTCTCGTGGGCGTCCCCGCCGCCGACACCCGAGGGGTGCAGTGGGTTCGTCCCGAGCTGGTGGGCGAGGTCGAGTTCGGCGAGTTCACCCCGACGGGCATCCTGCGTCACTCGCGCTGGCGAGGACTTCGTCCCGACAAGCATGCCGACGAGGTCGTCCGCGAGGACTGATCAGGCGTGGGCGTCGTGCTCGATATGCCCGGCGCCTTCGACCTGGAAAGTCGAGTGGGCGACGTCGAAGTGCTCGGAGAGGCAGCCCTGCAGATCGCGGAGCACGGCGTCGGACCGGCCCGCCGTGATGACGTCCGACGACACGACCACGTGCGCGCTGAAGACCGGCGCACCGCGGGTGAGCTGCCACACATGGACGTCGTGCACGTCGACGACGCCTGGTGTGCCGAGGATGTGGGCGCGGATGTCGCGGACCTCCATACCCCGCGGGGCGGCTTCACTGAGAACCGAGGCGACCTCGCGGAGGAGCGTGACCGCCCGCGGCACGATCATCGCCGCGATCGCGAGGGACGCGAGGGCATCGGCCGGTGCCCAGCCGGTCACGAGGATCACGACCGCGGCGATGATCACCGCGATCGAGCCCAGGAGGTCGCCGAGCACCTCGAGGTAGGCACCGCGGATGTTGAGGTTCGTCTTCTGCGCGACGCTCAGCAGCCACATGGCGGCGCCGTTGGCGACGAGACCGATCACCGCGACGACGAGCATCACGCCACCTGCGACCTCGACCTCGGCGGGCGCGATCAGGCGTGAGACGGCCTCGATGCCGACCCACGCCGCAAGGACGATGAGGATCACGCCGTTGGCGAGGGCCCCGAACACCTCGGCACGCTGATAGCCGTAGGTGCGTCGGTCGGTGGCAGGGCGGGCCGCGACGACGGCGGCGAAAAGAGCGATGACCAGGCCCGCCGCGTCGGTGAACATGTGCGCCGCGTCGGCGATGAGGGCGAGCGATCCGGAGAGGATCGCCCCGACCACCTGCACCACCATGACGGTGGCGGTGATCCCGAGCGAGATCGCCAGGAGCCGGCGGCTGGAGGCGCTTCGCCAGCCGCCGGCGGGCTCGGGATGGTTGTGCACCCCTCCAGGCTAGATCTGAGGGAGGTTCCGAGTGAGCCGGGCGCGCCTGTCGGGAATGAGAGTCCTTTTCAGCCGCTGCCGACCCCGGAGCACAGACTCAGAGGGCTGACAGCAGCGGCGCGAGCCGCTCGAAAGCGCGGGCCCGATGGGATTGGGCGTTCTTCTCCTGGGCTTCCCACTCGCCGACCGTCCGCTCCGACGCGCTCGGCTGGGCGTCGGGGATGAAGATCGGGTCGTAGCCGAAGCCGCCCGTCCCCCGCTCAGCGGTGGCCAGTCGGCCCGGCCAGACGCCCTCCACGGTGTGCTCCTCACCGCCGGGCAGGACCAGGGCGATCACCGAGACGAACTGCGCCGCCCGATGGGGGTCACGGACATCCGACAGCTGATCCAGCAGCAGGCTCCTGTTGGCGGCATCGTCTTTGCGATGCCCTGCCCAGTAGGCCGAGAACACCCCCGGCGCTCCACCGAGAACGTCGACCCGGATGCCGGAGTCGTCAGCGAGAGCGGGAAGGCCGGTGTGGTGGGCGGCAGCCCGCGCTTTGATCAGCGCATTCGCGGCGAAGGTCACTCCGTCTTCGACCGGCTCCGGGCCGTCGTACCCCGAGACCACGAGGTCGGGACGCACCCGCGCGACGATCGCCTGGAACTCGGCGACCTTGTGGGCGTTGTGGGTGGCGAGGACGATCCGCTGCGGCATCCTCACTCCTCGCCTGCGCCCAGTGACGCCGCCTGGATCTCGCGGAGATCCGCACAGCCGGCCAGGGCGAGTTCGAGCAGGGCGTCGAGCTCGCGCTTGTCGAAGGGCGCACCCTCGGCCGTGCCCTGCACCTCGACGAAGAGCCCGCGGCCGGTGACCACGATGTTCATGTCGGTCTCGGCGCGCACGTCTTCGACGTAGGCGAGGTCGAGCAACGGCTCGCCGTCGACGATGCCGACCGAGACCGCCGAGACGGAGTCGAGAAGCACCTGTGCGCGCTGACCGATGAACTTGCGCTCCCGGCCCCAGGCGATGGCGTCGGCGAGAGCGACGTAGGCGCCGGTGATCGCGGCCGTGCGCGTGCCGCCGTCGGCCTGGAGCACGTCGCAGTCGATCACGATGGTGTTCTCACCGAGTGCCTTGGTGTCCACGACCGCACGCAGCGCGCGACCGATGAGGCGGGAGATCTCGTGGGTGCGGCCTCCGATCCGGCCCTTCACGCTCTCACGGTCGTTGCGATCGTTGGTGGCGCGCGGGAGCATCGCGTACTCGGCGGTGACCCAGCCCTTTCCCTTGCCGGTGAGCCAGCGGGGTACGCCGTTGGTGAAGGAGGCGGTGCACAGCACCCGGGTTCCGCCGAACGAGATCAGCGCCGAACCCTCAGCCTGGGTGCTCCACCCCCGCTCGATCGTGATGGGTCGAAGATCGTCGGGGCTGCGACCGTCTGCACGGGTGATCTCGGACATGTGTCTCCTTCAGGCCCGGGGCGCGGGCAGGTCGATGGCGCCGGTCTGGACGAGACGCACGTCGCGCACCTCGCGTCCCATCAGGCGGTGGGCGAGGCGCACGAAATCGTCGGCCGAGGCGCCGGTGGCCTCGTACACGTGGCGCGCGACGGCGTCGGGTCCGGCGAGCAGGTCGCGGCTGACGAGCTGGCGGTAGACATCCTTGGCGGTCTCGGTGTCGCTGGAGACGAGGCTCACACCCTGTCCCATGACGTAGCTGATCGCTCCCTCGAGGAAGGGGTAGTGCGTACATCCGAGGACGAGGGTGTCGACGCCGGCATGGCGGAGTGGGGCGAGATACTCCTCGGCGGTCGCGAGG encodes the following:
- a CDS encoding universal stress protein; translation: MATDREHDLIIAAVDGSPSSIEALRYASRLAEALHAPLDAVITWSYPPYSDPAFVSAWSPKDDATTILDDAIRRAFGENPPTQLGRRVLAGAAAPTLIDLSRSAAMLVLGSRGLGGFAGLLLGSVSAACAEHAHCPVLVVHPRVTPASVDAANVQQSAQR
- a CDS encoding ATPase, T2SS/T4P/T4SS family; protein product: MTSPARLDDASTTVVVARVRDRLRAQSADPTKDPDAAARIAADEVRRHNDYALARGLATIDDESGAVREVVAQVTGYGPLQAYLDDPGVEELWINAPDRVYVARGGVPERVPLHLTDTAVRDLVERMLHATGRRVDLSQPFVDASLPDGSRLHVVIPDITRRHWAVNIRKFLPAYRDLNALVEVGSLAPHAADLLRRAMDEGRSVLVSGATHAGKTTLLGALVAASPRAHRIVTVEETFELAVSAPDLVAMQGRQPSLEGTGEVTLRRLVKEALRMRPDRIVVGEVRDAEALDLLLALNTGVPGAATIHANSAPEALVKLSTLPLLAGRNIDAAFVVPAVAQGVDLVVHCERAVDGRRRVGEIVEPTGVRDGVIESRVLYRAGER
- a CDS encoding type II secretion system F family protein, producing the protein MTLLWGGVLAAGILLALSPWLWPATGEKRPAVSTAVGGRMTQLLREAGLARVTPLALVVVAVLLAVVVAASVFLLTAVLPLALVALAGAAVAPYWWVRARRDRMRKNRRSLWPDVCDLLVASVRAGMSLPDAVASLAESAPLALRPNFRGFARDLAASGHFDSAILALKNNLADPVADRVVETLRMARQVGGTELSTVLRALSASVRSDAAIRAEVDARQSWIRGAAVLGAAAPWVILALLALRPEGAAAYATAEGMVLIVGGAVVSVVAFRIMLRIGRLPEARRWAR
- a CDS encoding ATP-dependent DNA ligase → MPGDEQLVRIGGRRLRLTNLDKVLYPETGTTKGEVIAYYTRIAPVLLPHVAGRPVTRKRWPEGVGTDAHPEMSFFAKDLEPGAPEWVPRMPIPHSSGTKEYPLVEDLPTLVYLAQVASLELHVPQWRFTVDGERGDADRLVLDLDPGPGAGLAECAEVARWARDILSPMGLEPYPVTSGSKGLQLYCALPPGQTSDGASRLARELARSIEADHPDLVVSSMKKAVRDGRVLIDWSQNNGSKTTIAPYSLRGRPRPTVATPRTWAELDDPQLRHLRFDEVLDRVEEIGDPLAALDRDAAPGTRDGGVAPLTAYIAKRTAGATPEPVPSAPAAHRTTPDGLPTFVVQEHHASRLHWDLRLERDGVLVSWAVPRGIPHSTARNTLAVMTEDHPMEYATFEGTIPAGQYGAGTMTIWDTGHYELEKWRDDEIIFTAEGRPGGPLGRVRLALIRTEGQGEKSSWLLHRMKTDAAGRPQADAKPVTASPPTASSPPAEPEHEPDASEPDLDALLAAAPDAAWPPRARDLAPMLSTSATPVRARSDALRWGSPAWAEAKWDGIRAIGVWDGRRLRLWARSGNELTARYPEISGVDAALGESPAIVDGELVALDHGRPSFPLLQTRMNLLREGDIAREAARTPVHYYLFDVLVVEGKDVSALPLRQRRAMLERLAASSIPAIVTPPVFEDVDIALQTSRQLRLEGVVVKDPASPYRRGARSESWLKVKLTRTQEVVIAGIRPGQGGRAHTFGSLLLGIPGDEGLRYAGRVGTGFTDRELRALQERLTPLAADRNPLVGVPAADTRGVQWVRPELVGEVEFGEFTPTGILRHSRWRGLRPDKHADEVVRED
- the rph gene encoding ribonuclease PH, translated to MSEITRADGRSPDDLRPITIERGWSTQAEGSALISFGGTRVLCTASFTNGVPRWLTGKGKGWVTAEYAMLPRATNDRNDRESVKGRIGGRTHEISRLIGRALRAVVDTKALGENTIVIDCDVLQADGGTRTAAITGAYVALADAIAWGRERKFIGQRAQVLLDSVSAVSVGIVDGEPLLDLAYVEDVRAETDMNIVVTGRGLFVEVQGTAEGAPFDKRELDALLELALAGCADLREIQAASLGAGEE
- a CDS encoding VTT domain-containing protein, coding for MYTVPTALIPWLDPAAIIAAAGPWALAVVCFIVFAETGLLVGFLLPGDTLLIMAGLLSHPSEVAPNGVFGISAWWVALLIGLAAFVGGEVGYLIGHKGGPAVFERKESGVFSRRNVERTNAFFERWGGLTIILARFVPIVRTFAPVAAGVGHMPWHRYTLYNFIGAVIWGFGLTMIGYGIGFIPGVGQFVTDYIDVILLVAVGGTVIFIVWHYLAERRKAKKAAAAGEDTDTDAVEARQLVLDPDVFQRGPEHRPGTTPEV
- a CDS encoding PLDc N-terminal domain-containing protein, with the translated sequence MITPSEPSDRSTVLKGAAQGAAAATTVAPTVRVTLGLLGIVQAAFAFLAFWDLAHRDSRQVTGPKPVWIPVILVNWIGPAAYFLFGIKR
- the rdgB gene encoding RdgB/HAM1 family non-canonical purine NTP pyrophosphatase; this encodes MPQRIVLATHNAHKVAEFQAIVARVRPDLVVSGYDGPEPVEDGVTFAANALIKARAAAHHTGLPALADDSGIRVDVLGGAPGVFSAYWAGHRKDDAANRSLLLDQLSDVRDPHRAAQFVSVIALVLPGGEEHTVEGVWPGRLATAERGTGGFGYDPIFIPDAQPSASERTVGEWEAQEKNAQSHRARAFERLAPLLSAL
- a CDS encoding Ku protein, giving the protein MRSIWKGALTFGLVNVPVKVYSATEDHDVSLHQVHNKDGGRIRYQRVCEIDGEVVPYSDIDRAYDDGQQTVILTKDDFDALPAEKSREIDVVEFVPSDQVDPLLFDKAYYLEPDSASPKAYVLLRRTLEQTDRTAIVRFSLRQKTRLAALRVRGDVLVLQTLLWSDEVREATFPSLEEDVKISGKELELSAALVDSFASDFDPTEFTDDYQEELRTLIKAKIEQGDAIDTAETFGTEDEGEGGGEVIDLMEALRASVERSRAARSGKKDDAESGTASGSAASGASKGPAKKKAPRKKTAKAS
- a CDS encoding cation diffusion facilitator family transporter, translating into MHNHPEPAGGWRSASSRRLLAISLGITATVMVVQVVGAILSGSLALIADAAHMFTDAAGLVIALFAAVVAARPATDRRTYGYQRAEVFGALANGVILIVLAAWVGIEAVSRLIAPAEVEVAGGVMLVVAVIGLVANGAAMWLLSVAQKTNLNIRGAYLEVLGDLLGSIAVIIAAVVILVTGWAPADALASLAIAAMIVPRAVTLLREVASVLSEAAPRGMEVRDIRAHILGTPGVVDVHDVHVWQLTRGAPVFSAHVVVSSDVITAGRSDAVLRDLQGCLSEHFDVAHSTFQVEGAGHIEHDAHA
- a CDS encoding pyridoxamine 5'-phosphate oxidase family protein — protein: MTAAEGAPNPYLRRAAPAPPTPASLGVRELSADECWLLIRRQSLGRFAFPQRERAPLVFPMNYLVFEDTLIVRSTPGTKLENLLHTSLVTFELDGSDRAHWWSVVMEGRVRRMDADDEIEQTGAVDLVSWNPVPKFDFLRITPTLITGRRFPNPTPNPASDGHRVLWKSPIDNGRLKPSPIPHLPPARQRGTGMDPATPR